Proteins from a genomic interval of Sulfurospirillum oryzae:
- a CDS encoding cytochrome b/b6 domain-containing protein yields MKKILVWALYTRASHVLLMVMMLAVFLTPEVKRLLTLHVALGYTLALLFLFRILWGFMDVKYSKFKDFNFNLIDLKDYMLAIFGNKKEYIGHNPASSYAIIAMIVLTFLAVGTGALAYGVKEGMGVFAFMNHTLFRDMKLFKEVHEFFSNALMAVIFAHIAGVLLDKIVHKSRALESMVDGYKLGDEEGLKLTLVQKIFGVLALGLSIFAFVYMLLAPNSLLIADGNLKMDYTKENRAFYKECISCHTLYPPFLLPSKSWVSMMDGLENHFGDDASLDAKTTESIKEFLVKNSAESSTKESSLRIMASLEKEKTYLAITETPFWKNRHKKIDKAVFKRADIGKPSNCKACHDNIENGLLNNRDIKSL; encoded by the coding sequence ATGAAAAAAATCTTAGTATGGGCGCTTTACACCAGAGCCTCTCATGTTTTGCTGATGGTGATGATGTTGGCGGTTTTTCTCACCCCTGAAGTCAAACGCCTCCTTACATTACATGTAGCGCTTGGATACACACTTGCACTGCTTTTTCTCTTTAGAATTCTTTGGGGCTTTATGGATGTGAAGTACTCTAAATTTAAAGATTTTAACTTTAATTTGATAGATCTTAAAGATTATATGCTTGCTATTTTTGGCAACAAAAAAGAGTATATTGGGCACAATCCAGCTTCTAGTTATGCCATTATCGCGATGATTGTTTTGACATTCTTAGCGGTTGGTACTGGTGCGTTAGCGTACGGTGTGAAAGAGGGCATGGGCGTGTTTGCTTTTATGAATCATACGCTCTTTCGCGATATGAAGCTTTTCAAAGAGGTGCATGAGTTTTTTTCCAACGCCCTAATGGCGGTTATTTTTGCGCACATTGCAGGTGTTTTACTTGATAAAATCGTGCATAAATCACGCGCTCTTGAGTCGATGGTCGATGGTTATAAACTAGGCGATGAAGAGGGTTTAAAACTCACGCTCGTTCAGAAAATTTTTGGTGTTTTAGCGCTTGGACTTTCTATTTTTGCATTTGTCTATATGTTACTTGCTCCAAATAGCCTCTTAATTGCCGATGGTAATCTTAAAATGGACTATACCAAAGAGAATAGAGCGTTTTACAAAGAGTGTATCAGTTGCCATACACTCTATCCTCCCTTTTTATTGCCTTCAAAATCGTGGGTGAGCATGATGGATGGTTTAGAAAATCATTTTGGTGATGATGCCTCTTTGGATGCAAAAACGACCGAGTCTATTAAAGAATTTTTAGTGAAAAACAGCGCAGAGTCTTCCACTAAAGAATCTTCCCTGCGCATCATGGCAAGCTTGGAAAAGGAAAAAACCTACCTTGCCATCACCGAAACTCCTTTTTGGAAAAATCGCCACAAAAAGATCGATAAAGCGGTGTTTAAAAGAGCTGACATTGGTAAACCATCCAATTGTAAGGCATGCCATGATAATATTGAAAATGGCTTACTCAACAATCGAGACATTAAAAGTTTATAG
- a CDS encoding DUF2179 domain-containing protein: MNELFQSEAFTLYGIPLLICLARITDVSIGTMRIIFVSKGLRLWAPILGFFEVTIWLLAISKVMANLTNPINYIAYAIGFSLGNYIGMFIESRLAIGMVVVRIITKRDSHVLVAALRALRYSVTVADAEGNTGAVNIIFTVIKRSDIAHVRELIAKHNPQAVYSIEDVRHASDPSFPTEIPRRSRFSQLFRGMRK, from the coding sequence ATGAATGAGTTATTTCAAAGCGAAGCTTTTACGCTTTATGGCATACCCTTACTTATCTGTCTTGCACGCATTACGGATGTAAGCATTGGCACAATGCGCATTATTTTTGTCTCTAAAGGGCTTAGACTTTGGGCACCTATTTTAGGCTTTTTTGAAGTCACCATCTGGCTTCTTGCCATTTCTAAAGTCATGGCAAACCTTACCAATCCTATTAATTATATTGCTTATGCCATTGGTTTTTCTCTGGGAAATTACATTGGTATGTTCATTGAGAGTCGTTTGGCTATTGGAATGGTCGTTGTACGCATCATTACTAAACGAGACTCGCATGTTTTAGTTGCAGCACTCAGAGCACTTCGTTACAGTGTTACGGTGGCAGATGCAGAGGGTAATACGGGTGCTGTTAATATCATCTTCACCGTCATTAAACGTTCCGACATCGCTCATGTCCGCGAGTTAATTGCCAAGCATAACCCACAAGCGGTTTATTCTATCGAAGATGTGAGACACGCAAGTGATCCAAGCTTCCCAACCGAGATACCAAGACGTTCACGTTTTTCACAACTTTTTAGAGGCATGCGCAAGTAA
- a CDS encoding ArsS family sensor histidine kinase, translated as MSIFTKLFLLFLVSLSLMLFVSRETSQLTQTKIEMLLKEKYLQASTDLFRDLANNDPTALKKRLQTFDFEVLSEPQSVLEHSKSIYEKSSSFGEVKILMDAKGRYLLLLSYLDESLLVRDQTQDESFLHQDVVTYLIFADIFVLVIIFLLILKLLFPLKEISSTLQIFGEGALHVRMKRFGSNELGKLSDTFNAMASNIEALILSRQRLLRDIGHELRTPLAKSKLALEMLGEGKYQQSLKKAISQIDELTKELLDIERLNANMEQLNLTRFNAETLISESLSRALIEDESLVELHIEDSFEIKGDLNYLSIALKNLIDNALKYGIQKPIVIEVKERTISVKSRGEALEHALEYYCEPFAQGDDARGVEGFGLGLSIVKKIVQKHGFRFDLTCKEGWNSFSLRFA; from the coding sequence ATGTCCATTTTTACCAAACTTTTTTTACTCTTTTTGGTCAGCCTCTCTTTGATGCTTTTTGTCTCGCGTGAAACCAGCCAGCTCACCCAAACTAAAATCGAGATGCTTTTAAAAGAGAAGTACTTGCAAGCCTCAACAGACCTTTTTCGCGACCTTGCCAACAACGACCCAACAGCGCTTAAAAAAAGGCTTCAAACCTTTGATTTTGAAGTCCTTTCTGAGCCCCAAAGTGTATTGGAACACTCCAAAAGTATTTATGAAAAAAGTAGCTCTTTTGGTGAAGTGAAAATTTTGATGGATGCAAAAGGCAGGTATCTTTTGCTCCTTAGCTATTTGGATGAGAGCTTGCTGGTGCGCGATCAAACACAAGATGAGAGCTTTTTACATCAAGACGTTGTGACCTATTTGATCTTTGCCGATATTTTTGTACTTGTGATCATCTTTTTACTGATTTTAAAGCTGCTTTTTCCGCTTAAAGAGATTTCTTCAACGCTTCAAATCTTTGGTGAAGGTGCTTTACATGTAAGAATGAAACGCTTTGGCTCTAACGAGCTTGGAAAACTCTCGGACACCTTTAACGCCATGGCTTCCAACATCGAAGCGCTCATACTTTCACGTCAACGCCTGCTTCGCGACATCGGGCATGAACTAAGAACGCCTCTTGCTAAGTCCAAACTCGCTTTGGAAATGCTAGGCGAAGGGAAGTACCAGCAGAGCCTCAAAAAGGCGATTTCGCAGATTGATGAACTGACCAAAGAGCTTTTGGATATAGAGCGGCTGAATGCCAATATGGAACAACTTAACCTTACGCGTTTTAATGCCGAAACGCTTATCTCCGAGTCACTTTCACGCGCACTCATTGAAGATGAAAGCTTGGTGGAGCTTCACATCGAAGACTCTTTTGAAATCAAAGGCGATCTGAATTACCTCTCCATCGCGCTTAAAAACTTAATCGATAATGCCCTTAAATACGGCATTCAAAAGCCCATTGTCATTGAAGTAAAAGAACGTACCATCAGCGTTAAAAGTAGAGGTGAAGCGCTCGAACACGCTTTGGAATACTACTGCGAACCCTTCGCTCAAGGTGATGATGCCAGAGGCGTAGAGGGATTTGGCTTGGGACTGAGTATTGTTAAAAAAATCGTGCAAAAGCATGGTTTTAGATTTGATCTTACATGTAAAGAGGGCTGGAATAGTTTTTCACTGCGTTTTGCATGA
- a CDS encoding PaaI family thioesterase, with protein MKFKVTGKQHISKNCLVCGVQNPFGLKTKFYELENKDVVAYFTPHTYLQSYPGILHGGISATILDETIGRAIMAHYGQASFGVTIELNLKYKKPVPLDVELKVIGRITNDKGRIFEGTGELILPNGEVAVTASGRYMKRDVNQIVENDFIEDEWFVSDGKDRDEIEL; from the coding sequence GTGAAATTTAAAGTAACGGGTAAACAGCACATTTCTAAAAACTGTTTAGTGTGTGGCGTGCAAAACCCTTTTGGTTTGAAAACCAAATTTTACGAGCTTGAAAATAAAGATGTTGTGGCGTATTTTACCCCACATACCTACCTTCAAAGCTATCCGGGCATTTTACACGGTGGCATCTCTGCGACAATTCTGGATGAAACCATAGGACGTGCCATTATGGCGCATTATGGTCAAGCGAGCTTTGGTGTGACGATTGAACTCAATTTAAAATATAAAAAACCTGTTCCTTTGGATGTTGAGCTAAAGGTCATTGGGCGCATTACCAATGACAAAGGGCGCATTTTTGAAGGCACAGGTGAGCTCATACTTCCTAATGGCGAAGTCGCTGTCACCGCATCGGGACGTTATATGAAACGCGATGTCAACCAGATCGTTGAGAATGATTTTATTGAAGATGAGTGGTTTGTGAGTGATGGAAAAGATAGAGACGAGATAGAACTTTAA
- a CDS encoding DEAD/DEAH box helicase, which produces MLFEKLGLIAPIQEAVTELGYTKPTPVQNKVIPLVLEGKDVMATAQTGTGKTAAYALPLLQILSKKTQKSTTKKVVRALILVPTRELASQVNMNVLEYGKNLELSIGAIYGGVKFTPQVKKLEKGIDVLIATPGRLLEHIKISSVDLSRVEIVVFDEADRILDMGFWDEVELLLSLLPKKRQTLLFSVGVSKSVKRLSEVSLKKPVIVAINNQGEFAKNVQQTIYVVDKERKCELLSYMIGSQNWHQVLVFTKTKQSADEVGDYLSKSGLKTLVLHGDKAHSQRTKAVAAFKENSIRVLVATDIASRGLDIEDLPHVINYELPGDAEDYLHRAGRTGRAGKEGRAISFVCQEEKSKFKEIEKILKYTIKTEFYPGFETKEWVEKEAKKHTIQAKIDREKANKRPMGLRKKREEIKAVKAKKAAKACGIGAKNCKVK; this is translated from the coding sequence ATGTTATTTGAAAAGCTGGGCTTGATTGCACCAATACAAGAAGCAGTAACTGAACTTGGGTACACAAAACCAACGCCTGTGCAAAATAAGGTCATTCCCTTAGTGCTAGAGGGCAAAGATGTCATGGCAACGGCGCAAACGGGTACGGGAAAAACAGCGGCTTATGCACTGCCACTTTTGCAAATTTTGAGTAAAAAAACACAAAAATCAACCACGAAAAAAGTCGTGCGTGCGCTTATTTTAGTCCCAACGCGTGAGCTTGCATCACAAGTCAATATGAACGTCCTTGAGTATGGTAAAAACCTTGAACTCTCCATTGGTGCGATATACGGGGGTGTAAAATTTACACCCCAGGTCAAAAAATTGGAGAAGGGCATTGATGTGCTTATCGCCACTCCAGGGAGACTTTTAGAGCACATCAAAATCTCCAGTGTTGATCTTTCCCGTGTTGAAATCGTTGTCTTTGATGAAGCGGATAGAATTCTCGATATGGGATTTTGGGATGAGGTAGAGCTGCTTCTGTCTTTACTGCCTAAAAAACGTCAAACACTCCTTTTCTCCGTGGGTGTTTCCAAGTCGGTCAAACGTCTCTCCGAAGTCAGTTTGAAAAAACCAGTCATTGTGGCGATCAATAATCAAGGTGAATTTGCTAAAAACGTCCAGCAAACCATCTATGTGGTGGACAAAGAACGCAAATGTGAATTGCTCTCTTATATGATTGGCTCTCAAAATTGGCATCAAGTTTTGGTCTTTACCAAAACGAAGCAAAGTGCTGATGAAGTAGGGGATTACCTCTCTAAAAGTGGCTTAAAAACATTGGTGTTGCATGGCGATAAAGCCCACTCTCAACGCACAAAAGCGGTTGCGGCATTTAAAGAAAACTCCATTCGTGTTTTAGTGGCTACCGACATCGCTTCACGCGGTCTTGACATTGAAGATCTGCCTCATGTCATCAACTACGAACTCCCAGGAGACGCCGAAGATTACTTGCACCGAGCGGGTAGAACAGGACGTGCTGGCAAAGAGGGACGCGCCATTTCGTTTGTATGTCAAGAAGAGAAGTCAAAATTTAAAGAGATTGAGAAGATTTTAAAATACACGATTAAAACAGAGTTTTACCCAGGGTTTGAGACCAAAGAGTGGGTCGAAAAAGAGGCAAAAAAACATACGATTCAAGCGAAGATTGATCGTGAAAAAGCCAATAAACGCCCTATGGGACTTCGCAAAAAACGTGAAGAGATTAAAGCGGTCAAAGCTAAAAAAGCTGCCAAAGCATGTGGTATTGGCGCTAAAAACTGTAAAGTAAAATAG
- a CDS encoding diguanylate cyclase domain-containing protein: MRKIITTSFLVCIAYILFFSYVHSRMEEERNLVLAHENKILETSYKAITQMFSIAIENYFHYVVMQPSVLNILHEVHDTNDSTQKATLRDALYNLLSPFYNNDLKRLEIRQFQFHTAKGESFLRFHAPSEYGDDLLAVRPSIRQINDEKIFISGFEGGRTYQGFRYVFPIIDEKIYLGSVEISLSYNQIERELSKLIHWEEHTLLLKKSISSELVFDTHKQHFVASPLSEEYVTENQENDPSHLLKAEVIEKINTILKKRYSVEKKLQEGKNFSIPMVENNVGYIANFHAIYDLSNTLVAYAVTYSHLDELVNIQHKYITSLLFGFLIFLMLGIGVYLLVEQSQKTLHKKIQFETIVEKTINGVILLNAKGEITFLNAAATSILGYSLNEVLMQDAHSLIHVHQQNNNPKEKCPILNAMRYQRTYIGEEIFCKKNGEHFIVHLNATPFVQDNHNIGSIVIFRDITTEKKTKEMIEHLAYYDSLTELPNRKLLLDRLSYTIANSQRTKEYCGLLFIDLDNFKILNDTQGHEYGDMLLKQVARRLSENLRTGDTVSRFGGDEFVVLVTKLGANEKEAKEKLAQIGYKILQSISETFHLSNLAYTCTASIGGTIFRDGDKTVNTILRDADLAMYEVKKESKNEIKII, translated from the coding sequence ATGCGTAAAATAATAACAACATCCTTTTTAGTATGCATTGCATACATTCTCTTTTTCAGCTATGTACACTCCAGAATGGAAGAAGAACGCAATCTCGTTCTCGCTCATGAAAATAAAATCTTAGAAACTTCCTATAAAGCTATTACCCAAATGTTTAGCATCGCGATAGAGAACTATTTTCACTATGTCGTTATGCAGCCTTCGGTGCTAAACATTTTGCACGAAGTGCATGATACGAACGATTCAACCCAAAAAGCAACACTTCGAGACGCACTCTACAACCTCTTGTCCCCTTTTTACAACAATGATCTTAAACGTCTAGAGATTCGACAATTTCAATTTCACACTGCAAAAGGCGAAAGCTTTTTACGCTTTCACGCCCCCAGTGAATATGGCGATGACCTTCTAGCAGTACGCCCATCTATCAGGCAAATCAATGATGAAAAAATCTTTATCTCTGGCTTTGAGGGAGGAAGAACCTATCAAGGATTTCGCTACGTTTTTCCTATTATTGATGAAAAAATATACCTTGGCAGTGTCGAAATCTCTTTATCATACAATCAAATTGAACGTGAATTATCCAAGCTGATACATTGGGAAGAGCATACCTTATTGCTTAAAAAATCAATCTCATCGGAGCTTGTTTTCGATACACATAAACAGCATTTTGTAGCCTCACCTTTGAGCGAAGAGTATGTAACTGAAAACCAAGAAAACGATCCTTCCCATTTACTCAAAGCAGAAGTCATTGAAAAGATTAACACGATTCTTAAAAAGCGTTATTCTGTCGAAAAAAAGCTCCAAGAGGGCAAAAATTTCTCCATTCCAATGGTTGAAAACAATGTTGGGTACATTGCCAATTTTCATGCCATTTATGACCTCTCCAATACGCTAGTTGCCTATGCTGTTACGTATAGTCATCTGGATGAACTGGTGAACATCCAACACAAATACATCACCTCTTTGCTGTTTGGGTTTTTAATATTTCTTATGTTAGGTATAGGGGTTTATCTTCTTGTCGAACAAAGTCAAAAAACACTCCATAAGAAAATTCAATTTGAGACCATCGTTGAAAAGACGATCAATGGAGTCATTCTTCTAAATGCCAAAGGTGAGATTACTTTTCTCAATGCTGCGGCAACTTCTATTCTTGGTTATTCGCTCAATGAGGTTCTGATGCAAGATGCGCATTCGCTTATCCATGTTCATCAGCAAAACAACAATCCCAAAGAAAAATGCCCCATATTAAACGCTATGCGATACCAACGAACTTACATAGGAGAAGAAATTTTTTGTAAAAAAAATGGAGAGCATTTTATTGTGCATCTTAATGCCACACCGTTTGTGCAAGACAATCACAACATCGGCTCTATAGTCATTTTTAGAGACATTACAACAGAAAAAAAGACCAAAGAAATGATCGAACACTTAGCGTATTATGACTCCTTGACCGAATTACCCAATCGTAAATTGCTCCTAGATCGCTTATCTTATACCATCGCTAATAGCCAACGTACAAAAGAGTATTGCGGTCTTTTATTTATTGATCTGGATAACTTTAAAATACTGAACGATACACAAGGGCACGAATACGGAGATATGTTACTCAAACAAGTCGCAAGACGCTTAAGCGAAAACCTTCGCACGGGCGATACCGTTTCTAGATTTGGAGGCGACGAATTTGTTGTTTTGGTTACAAAACTAGGAGCAAATGAAAAAGAAGCGAAAGAGAAATTAGCTCAAATTGGCTATAAAATACTACAGAGTATTTCAGAAACATTTCACCTTAGCAACCTTGCTTATACCTGCACAGCCAGCATTGGAGGCACAATTTTTAGAGACGGTGACAAAACAGTCAATACCATTTTAAGAGATGCCGATCTGGCAATGTATGAAGTTAAAAAAGAGAGTAAAAACGAGATTAAAATCATTTAA
- the recQ gene encoding DNA helicase RecQ: MSETYRILQSVFGHHTFRSYQEEAVNAILARKDIMMILPTGAGKSLCYQLPSLVMDGMSVVISPLLALMHDQITALSAFGIKAAMIFSMQSTQEIQETMQACRKGELKLLYVAPERLKGESFLNFLQTLPINFFVIDEAHCVSEWGHEFREDYRQLFRLKQYFPKTPIAAFTATATKIVEQDILHQLGLSAPLIIRAKVERDNLTIKAEYRNANGREQLLSFLSAFKNESGIIYTLTRKETESLALFLGTHKILARAYHAGLSTEEKNETYHAFLNDEIQVVVATVAFGMGIDKSNIRFVAHMSLPKTIENYYQEIGRAGRDGLPSSTLLLFSTSDIVEHRRRISEQPASEYQKVAYEKLGAISKFASSQVCRHQQIATYFDDAIATCKTRCDNCVDGEKQSVDISHEALKLLSSVYRTGQRFGLHYVVDVLMGSHNEKIEQNGHESLSVFGIGKDKTKAQWHSIGDRLMELEALKVGEYRVVSLSEYGAQIIKERLHVSIHAARLEVRAKASKKAAKVVTGAFELSIFEQLRALRLEIAKENSIPPYVVFSDKTLKEMAERLPQNKEAMLEVSGVGEVKFERYGEAFLELCAKLS; this comes from the coding sequence GTGTCAGAAACGTATCGCATTCTTCAAAGTGTTTTCGGACATCATACTTTTAGGTCATATCAAGAAGAGGCTGTCAATGCCATTTTAGCGCGAAAAGACATTATGATGATCTTGCCAACAGGGGCAGGGAAGTCACTTTGTTATCAGCTTCCATCCTTGGTCATGGACGGCATGAGTGTCGTCATTTCGCCACTTTTGGCACTCATGCACGACCAAATCACCGCCCTTTCTGCCTTTGGCATTAAAGCCGCCATGATCTTTTCGATGCAATCGACGCAAGAGATACAAGAGACAATGCAAGCGTGTCGTAAGGGCGAACTTAAACTCTTGTATGTCGCCCCTGAGCGTTTAAAAGGTGAGTCATTTTTAAACTTTTTACAAACCCTTCCCATCAACTTTTTTGTCATTGATGAAGCGCACTGTGTGAGTGAGTGGGGGCATGAATTTAGAGAAGATTACCGACAACTTTTTCGCCTCAAACAGTACTTCCCCAAGACGCCTATTGCCGCTTTTACAGCGACTGCGACAAAGATCGTTGAACAAGACATTCTTCACCAGCTGGGTTTATCAGCTCCATTAATCATTCGTGCAAAAGTGGAGCGAGACAATCTTACGATCAAAGCAGAGTACCGCAATGCCAACGGACGTGAGCAACTCCTTAGCTTTTTAAGTGCGTTTAAAAACGAGAGTGGCATCATCTACACGTTGACGCGCAAAGAGACCGAAAGTCTGGCTCTGTTTTTAGGAACGCATAAAATCCTCGCACGTGCTTACCATGCGGGACTTTCTACGGAAGAGAAAAATGAAACTTATCATGCTTTTTTAAATGATGAGATTCAAGTCGTTGTTGCAACGGTGGCGTTTGGAATGGGCATCGATAAAAGTAACATTCGTTTTGTCGCGCACATGTCTTTGCCTAAAACCATTGAGAACTATTACCAAGAGATTGGTAGGGCGGGGCGTGATGGACTGCCTTCTTCCACGTTGCTTCTGTTTTCGACTTCGGACATTGTAGAACACAGACGTCGCATCAGCGAGCAACCCGCTTCAGAGTATCAAAAAGTAGCTTACGAAAAATTGGGTGCCATCTCCAAATTTGCCTCTTCACAAGTGTGTCGACATCAGCAGATTGCGACGTATTTTGACGATGCTATTGCTACATGTAAAACGCGTTGCGATAACTGCGTCGATGGTGAAAAGCAGAGTGTTGACATCTCGCATGAAGCTTTAAAATTGCTCTCGAGTGTTTACCGCACAGGGCAACGTTTTGGACTTCACTATGTGGTCGATGTGTTAATGGGTTCACATAACGAAAAGATAGAGCAAAATGGACACGAAAGCCTTTCGGTTTTTGGCATTGGCAAAGATAAAACCAAAGCGCAGTGGCACAGCATTGGCGATAGACTTATGGAGCTTGAAGCGCTTAAAGTGGGTGAATACCGTGTGGTGAGCCTCAGTGAATACGGAGCGCAAATCATCAAAGAGCGGTTACATGTAAGCATTCATGCTGCACGTTTGGAAGTGCGAGCCAAAGCTTCTAAAAAAGCAGCGAAGGTTGTCACAGGAGCGTTTGAACTCTCTATTTTTGAGCAATTACGCGCTTTGCGTTTAGAGATTGCCAAAGAAAACAGCATTCCTCCTTATGTGGTTTTTAGTGATAAAACACTTAAAGAGATGGCTGAAAGACTTCCGCAGAACAAAGAGGCGATGTTGGAGGTCAGTGGCGTGGGAGAAGTGAAGTTTGAGCGGTATGGCGAAGCCTTTTTGGAACTGTGTGCCAAGCTCTCTTAG
- a CDS encoding YwbE family protein gives MSAGQSRSNIHKGVKVQIVLKEDQRTGKLTEGVVKDILTNSANHPHGIKVRLESGEVGRVKEIIL, from the coding sequence ATGAGTGCAGGACAAAGTCGCAGTAACATCCACAAAGGTGTTAAAGTGCAGATCGTTTTAAAAGAAGATCAACGCACAGGCAAACTCACAGAAGGTGTCGTTAAAGACATTCTTACCAACTCTGCTAACCATCCTCATGGCATCAAAGTACGCTTAGAGAGCGGTGAAGTAGGGCGTGTGAAAGAGATTATTCTTTAG
- a CDS encoding diheme cytochrome c, giving the protein MKKILLITALGLSFAFAGSVAPVNNALYQKECASCHFGYQPALLSKASWEKVMGNLSDHFGTDASLGKAESEQILSYLVTNAGSGKITANNTDMQITKSSYFIRKHREVSPKMIAQKEVGSIANCIACHTTADKGSYSERAIVIPNYGRWE; this is encoded by the coding sequence ATGAAAAAGATACTTTTAATCACAGCACTTGGACTCAGCTTTGCCTTTGCGGGCAGTGTTGCACCTGTTAACAATGCGCTCTACCAAAAAGAGTGTGCGAGTTGTCACTTTGGTTATCAGCCAGCACTTCTCAGTAAAGCTTCGTGGGAAAAAGTGATGGGAAATTTGAGCGATCACTTTGGCACGGATGCTTCTTTAGGTAAGGCGGAAAGTGAGCAGATTTTGAGCTATCTTGTTACTAATGCAGGAAGTGGTAAAATAACCGCTAACAACACAGATATGCAGATCACCAAGTCGTCTTATTTTATAAGAAAGCATCGAGAAGTTTCGCCAAAAATGATAGCGCAAAAAGAGGTTGGCTCGATTGCAAATTGTATCGCATGTCACACAACAGCGGATAAAGGAAGCTATAGTGAGCGTGCTATTGTAATTCCAAATTACGGGAGATGGGAATGA
- a CDS encoding response regulator transcription factor, which produces MSEKILLIEDDLEMQSLIGDYLQNYDFEVKAYDKPKEALLHLKENPTWYKVIVLDLMLPQMDGFDVCKEIRTMSDAHIIISSARNELSDKILGYGLGADDYLAKPYEPRELVLKINSFLRRNTLSKKRMGDFEIDETKMEISLEGYTLELTKIEFDILLLLLSNQGKVFSREVIFNAINGIGYNSKDRTVDMHISNLRAKIGDDSKNPKYIKSVWGIGYKLVG; this is translated from the coding sequence ATGAGCGAGAAAATTTTATTGATTGAAGATGATTTGGAGATGCAATCGCTCATTGGTGATTATCTTCAAAATTATGACTTTGAAGTGAAGGCTTACGACAAACCCAAAGAGGCACTTCTTCATCTTAAAGAGAATCCCACTTGGTATAAAGTCATCGTACTTGATCTTATGTTACCGCAGATGGATGGTTTTGATGTTTGCAAAGAAATTAGAACGATGAGTGATGCGCATATCATTATCTCCTCCGCTCGAAATGAACTGAGCGATAAAATCTTAGGGTACGGCTTGGGGGCGGATGACTACCTCGCAAAGCCGTATGAGCCACGCGAATTGGTCTTAAAAATCAACTCCTTTTTGCGTAGAAATACTCTGTCTAAAAAAAGAATGGGTGATTTTGAAATAGATGAGACCAAAATGGAAATCTCATTGGAAGGTTACACATTAGAGCTGACCAAAATAGAATTTGACATCTTGCTTCTTTTGCTTTCCAATCAAGGCAAAGTCTTCTCGCGTGAAGTCATTTTCAACGCCATCAATGGCATTGGCTATAACTCCAAGGATCGCACGGTTGACATGCACATCAGCAATCTACGCGCCAAAATCGGTGATGACTCTAAAAATCCCAAATACATTAAGTCGGTTTGGGGTATTGGCTATAAGTTGGTTGGCTAA
- a CDS encoding tetratricopeptide repeat protein: MKLLALLLSSMIFIYANDPAQELLDLGCKYLNNKDYESAKKVFEEASSKGEAQAMHNLGLMYINAHGVAQDYQKALFYFQKALENNYINAAYDIGVMYKNGEGVNKDIPTAKKYYLLAAKDNYALAQFELSKIYGLEQNMQEFKYWAEQAIHNGYIPRTEKDKEIILYLNTLQ, encoded by the coding sequence ATGAAATTACTTGCACTCCTTTTGAGCAGTATGATTTTTATTTATGCGAATGACCCCGCGCAAGAACTCTTAGATTTGGGTTGTAAATATTTAAACAACAAAGATTATGAGAGTGCAAAAAAAGTGTTTGAAGAGGCTTCATCTAAAGGCGAAGCTCAAGCTATGCACAATTTAGGATTAATGTATATTAATGCACATGGGGTTGCACAAGACTACCAAAAAGCATTGTTTTATTTTCAAAAAGCCCTTGAGAACAACTACATCAATGCTGCATACGACATTGGCGTAATGTATAAAAATGGTGAAGGAGTCAATAAAGATATCCCTACAGCAAAAAAATACTATCTTTTAGCTGCAAAGGATAACTACGCATTGGCACAGTTTGAATTGTCAAAGATATATGGACTTGAACAAAATATGCAAGAATTCAAATACTGGGCAGAGCAAGCTATACACAATGGTTACATACCAAGAACTGAAAAAGATAAAGAAATAATTCTTTATCTAAATACTCTTCAATAG